TTTTCGTCAACTGCAATTAATCTATCTGCATCTCCATCAAAGGCAAATCCCACATCGGCACCGGTTCCAGCTACAATCTCCTGCAATACTTTTGGATTTGTAGATCCGCACTTGACATTTATTTTTTCTCCATTTGGATGCGAACCATAAAGTATTACATCTGCACCTAATTCATGAAAAAGTATTGGTGCGACTGTGCTGCTGGCACCATATGCGCAATCTAAAACTATTTTCAAGCCTTTTAAATCGCAGTTTATGGTGGACTTCAAAAATTCGATGTAATCCCTCTGAGCACTTTTACTTTCTACCACATTTCCAACATCCAATCCTGTCGGAGTTGGTAAATCGCTATTTTCATTTATAATCTTTTCTATCTTGTCTTCTACTTCATCCGGAAGTTTATATCCATCTTTATTAAAAAATTTTATTCCATTGTACTCTACAGGATTATGTGATGCGGAAATGACTACCCCTGCATCTAAATTATAAAACCTTGTTAAATATGCAACAGCGGGTGTCGGTATAATGCCTGCATCCATGACTTCAGCTCCAACTGATGTAAGTCCTGCTGTCAGCGCACTCTGAAGCATATCACCAGATACGCGGCTGTCACGTCCTATCAAAATCTTTGGCCTTCTGGAGCATTCTGTCAAAACATATGCGCCGGCTCTTCCCAGCTCAAATGCAAGCTGTGGTGTAAGATCCTTGTTTGCAACACCCCTCACACCATCCGTTCCAAATAATCTAGCCATATAATCCATTCCTTTCAGTAATCAAAAATCATACGATAATATTTTATCACACCGATTAAGTCAATGCAATTTACTATATATTCACTCTAATTTCATAAAAGTTCAAATTATAGTCTTGAATCCACCTAAAATCCTATTTTGAATGAAAATTTGTAAGCTCGTTTAGAGCATTTACTACCGCATTTTTCATATTTTCTAGCAATTCAGCTTTTTTAAGCGATAAATCTGGATATATACTTTTACCAACTGTTACAGAAATTTTTCCACTATGAGGCAAATACTCTCCCATAGGTAGCACTACATCAGTTCCACTTATTCCTACAGGCACTATAGGAAACCCAGATTTATACGAAAGATACATTGCACCTTTGTAAATCTTTTTTACACCTTTACTCAATGATATTCCACCTTCAGGAAACAAAGCAATTGATCGTCCATCATCAAGCATCTTGATGGCTTTTTTTAAAGCACTTACATCTGCAGAATTTTTTTTGATAGGTATTGTTTCTAAAGTATTTAAAATCAAATTTAAAATTGGGATTTTGTATAAATCCTTGCTGGCAAGAAAAAAAACTCTCCTATCAAGCGCATCTATCAATGCGATAGGATCTAAAATGCTCTTATGATTGGCTACAAAAATGCACGGTTCTTTCGGTATATCATCTATGAATTTTACGCTAAAACTACAAAATGAAGCAAGCAGCCCAGTTGTAATCATCTTTATCAAATTGTACAATATCATTAATATCACCCATAATTATAATAGATGACTTAGCAAAAAAAGTTCTCTATCTAAAATAAAAAAATCAATAAAAGCGAAATTCCCTTTGGAATATAATTATATGTAACTTCTTTGTTTCGCATTTTCGGAAAGTAACAAATTAAGGGAAATTTATACTTTTCTATGCAAAGTAAAAAACCTCCAGATTCGGAGATTTTTATTTTACAGCAAATTGAGAGCCAATAGACTCTTTACCTCTATTATATGCTTGTATATTTATTGGTATCAGTTTTTCTTTTCCTTCAAAGACTTTTTTAAAGCCATTTATTACAGCATCTTCGCTTACTATGTTTTTCAAACTCATCAATGCTCCAATCATTATGGAATTGGCAATCTTGAGATTTCCCATCTGATTTGCAATATCGTTTGCTGGAATCCTGTATAATTCAATGTCGCTCCTTCGTGCATCTATGTCTATTAATGAGCTATTTATAAGCAGTATGCCACCTTTCACCAGATGTTTTTCAAATCTTTCTAAAGAAGGTCTATTCATTGCAACAACTACCGTTGCCTCATTTATTATTGGAGATCCTACTGGTTCATCAGATATTGTAACATGACAGTTGGCTGTGCCACCTCTCATCTCTGGACCGTATGACGGTAGCCATGATACATTTTTTCCATCCATCATGCCTGCATATGACATTATAAGTCCCATTGACATGATTCCTTGTCCGCCAAATCCTGCAAATATTATTTTTTCATCCATTTTGTTTGACCTCCTCCAAGGTGTTTTTATATACACCTAAGGGATAGTATGGCTCCATTTTGTCTTTAATCCATTTTAATGCTTCGTTTGGTGATAAGCCCCAGTTTGTGGGACAGCTTGACAGCACTTCTATCATGGAGAATCCTTTTTTGTTTATTTGTGCTGTAAATGCGTTTTTGATTGCTTTTTTTGCTTGTAGTACGTGTTTTACGTCGTATACTGATACTCTTTCGATGTAGGATGCTCCATCAAGTGTCGACAGCATTTCACACATCTTCACCGGATAACCGTTGTTCCCCGGTTTTCTACCATATGGTGTTGTAAGCGTTTCTTGCCCTATCAAAGATGTAGGCGCCATTTGTCCTCCTGTCATTCCGTATATGGCATTGTTTATGAATATTACTGTTATGTTTTCGCCTCTTGCTGCGGCATGCACTGTTTCTGCCGTACCGATTGCGGCAAGATCGCCATCACCTTGATATGTGAATACAACTCTGTCTGGGTGAACTCTCTTTATACCGGTAGCTACTGCTGGTGCTCTTCCGTGTGCTGCTTCTTGCATGTCACAGTTGAAATATTCATAGGCAAATACTGCACATCCTACAGGTGCCACGCCTATTGCTTTGTTTAAAACTCCAAGCTCTTCCATCACTTCTGCTACCAGCCTGTGGACTATCCCATGTGTACAGCCTGGACAGTAGTGAAATGGGATATCTGTAAGGCCTTTGGTTTTTTCAAATACGACAGCCATTAAATTGCACCCCCTGATAATTTTCTAATCTCTTCTAGTATTGCGTAAGATTCTGGTACCATTCCTCCCGCTCTCCCGTAAAAGTACACTGGTTTTCGTCCATTGACTGCCAGCTTTACGTCTTCTACCATCTGTCCCATGCTCATTTCTATAGATAAATATCCTTTGACATGGTCTACAGTTTTTTCGAATGGTTCTACTGGGAATGGCCACAGTGATATGGGCCTTATTAGTCCTACTTTTATGTTTTCTCGCTTTGCTAACTCGATTACATTTTTTGCTACGCGAGCAATTGTACCGTATGCTACCAGTATAATTTCTGCATCTTCGCAATTGGTCATTTCATAGCGTACTTCTTCTTTTGATGCTTTTTCGTATTTTTTAAATAGTTCTATATTGTGTTTTTCTAACATTTGTGGATCTAGTTCAAGGGAGTTTATGATGTTTTTTTTCTTTCTTGTCCCCATGCCTGTTGTTGCCCATGTTTTTTCTTCTATGTGGTTTTCTCCTTTTTTTATGCTGCCAAAGTCGACAGGTTCCATCATCTGGCCTAACATACCGTCTCCAAGTATCATGACAGGATTTCTGTATTTGTCAGCTATGTCGAAGGCTTGTTGTACAAGGTCCGCCATTTCTTGTATTGTTGATGGTGCTAAAACAATTAATTTGTAGTCTCCGTGTCCTCCGCCTTTTGTTGCTTGAAAGTAGTCTGATTGTGAAGGTTGTATTCCACCAAGACCTGGACCACTCCTCATTATGTTTGCTATGACACATGGTACTTCCGCACCAGCTATATATGAAATTCCTTCCTGCATAAGACTTATTCCGGGACTTGACGATGTGATTAAGACTCTTGCGCCGGCTCCACCGGCACCATATACCATGTTTATGGCAGATACTTCACTTTCTGCCTGCAGAAATACTCCTCCTACTTCTGGCATTCTTTTTGCCATGTATGCTGTGACTTCGTTTTGAGGTGTTATAGGATAACCAAAATAATGCCTGCATCCGGCCTGTATAGCAGCTTCTGCCAATGCTTCATTTCCTTTCATCAATACTTTAGCCATTTTTATTTTCCCCCTTTGTCACTTTATAACAGTTATGACTGTATCAGGGCACATGATTGCACAGAACCCACAGCTTATACATTTTTCTATGTTTTCAGGTTTTATTATTGCTGGATGATATCCTTTGGCATTCAGCCTGTCTAGATTCATCTCAATTATGTGTTTTGGACATGCTTCTACGCATAGTTCGCAGCTTTTACATAAATTTTCATTAAAAATGACTTGCTTCATTTTCTATCCTCTCCATCAAATTTTATTCCATGGTGCTTTCATATATAGGTCTATAGGAAATACGTTGTAACCCATCTTATTAAGTTTTTCGGCAATATCTCTTTTTGCAGTAGTCATTTTAACGGGTATTCCTGTTATCCTAGACACATCTTCTACTATTTTTTGACCTTTTATGACATCTTCTACAGATGTATCATATGATAGATGTGTGTTATTGACGAGATGAGTCACTCTAATTCTTGCCGCATATTCAACAAGTTTTATATATTTTAGCACGGAATCTGTGTCTTTCGTAAAAGGCCTATTGACATTTACGATAAATAGGACATCGACATCTTTATTGAATATGATGTTGTGATACTGTCCAAATGCAATTGCCCCCGCATCATCTCCACCTACGTCAAACACAGCATGCTTTTCTTTATCTTGAATAACACTGTATATATCTCTAGACAATGCTGGCATATCAGCATTCATGTATTTTTCATCAACACCGATTACTTTAATACCCCATTTATCAAAAAGCTCTCTTCTCACCTCCCTGGGGCGAAAATAAGGGTTTACTATATCGAGATCTACAATATCTACATCGTGTCCAGTTTCTTTAATATACCTTGCATAATTTATAGCTATTTCAGTCTTACCTGTACCATAATGCCCAAGAACAATTGTAAGTCTCTTGTAATCCATTATCATCATCCTTTATTTAGCATACTCTCGTCCCTCTACTCACAAAAAGAAATAAGCAATAAATTCATTTTATTGAATATTCACATCTACAGTCTCTGGTTTTACTTTAACTATTTTCAGATTTAAATCTGTTGTAACATTTATTGGCAATGTCTGGGTACCTGGTGAAGCATTTGTTACATCTATATACGCACTAAATTCACTTGGAGTCGCCGAATTTACTACATTTTCAGGACCTGTCACTGTTATTACAACATTGGAATTTGAAACAGTCACGTTTTTATTGTCTGCACCCTTCACATCGATATTGCTGAGTGTAATATCGCTTGTAACTATTTTTTCAATATCGATATACACCTTTGCCGTACTGTCGCTTTTGACAAGGCTAATACCATTTGGAAGGTCAAAAGGTACATTTTCAGTGAACGATGCATTTTTCCCTGATATATCTATCTGCTTTGTATCAATACTTTTTATAGAATTCAAGACAGAATCTTCTCCTGTAATGTATACATACTCAGGTAGGACGTTGACTTCCGCTACATCATAGCCGTCCATTGGCTTGCCAAATATTTTAGCATTTACAAGCACTCTTATTGCTCTATTTACATCTATCTCAACTTTGATATATTTGGGATTTAAATCTACTCCTTTGACTTCATTGTTATCGCTGTCTACAGCCTCCACTGGAACAGATATATTTACATCCTTTGACTTATTAGACATATCTACTTGAGCAATTACACTTTTTACTAAGTTAACTTTACTTTCCGGTCCACTAACTATAACTTCTCCAGGGGTTAATATAGCCGGCTTCATTGCATATCCATCCATAACAGTGCCATTTACCTTGACGTGAACAGGCATTTGCACTCTAGCTACTTTATCTACATCTAACTTTATCTCAGATGGATTTGCAGAGACAAATGTCACATTTTTAGGCAGTGAACTAACCTGTACTGGTACCACATTTATCCCCTTAGTTATTATCCTGCTTACATCTGCTTCCACCTGTATATCAGAAGGCCTTACACTCATAACGTCGCTTCTTCTTCCTTTTATTCTAACTGTCACTGTGAAGTTCTTATCACCAACTAATGTCAATCCTTTTTTATCAAGGGTATTCACATTAACAATATTTACAGGAATATTGCCTATATCGTATGATATTTCAGGATTTTTCTCTCCCATAACATAAAGCCATAATATAAAGGCTAAAACAACTGAAAGTATCTTTATTGTGATATTTTTACTCAGCATGTTTATTCCCCCATTTAAACCAATTGGGTCCTTTGCTCTCTTTTACTTTAAACATACTTAGGAGAACTTCCTTCAATGTCTTTATATCCAAATGTCTAGAGATTCTCCCATTTTGAGCCAATGAGATGGTACCTGTCTCCTCAGAAACTATGACTGATACAGCATCTGATATCTCTGTCACTCCTATTGCGGCCCTATGTCTTGTACCAAGCTCTGTGCTTAAATTCTGATTATCAGTAAGCGGCAAAAAACATCCTGCAGCCATTATTCTGTCGCCTCTTATTATAACTGCACCATCATGAAGTGGAGTATTTGGTATAAATGTATTTATTAGAAGCTCACTAGATATCTTAGAGTCAAGGGATATGCCTGTTTCTATCAATTCATTTAAACCTGTATTTCTTTCTAAAACTATAAGTGCTCCTATTTTTGATCTAGACAAAAACTGAACAGCATCGCATATCTCACTTATGACATCCTCTATATCCTGAATATCATCGTTTATGATGAAGAAGTTTCTTTTTATGAACTCGCTTCTGCCAAGTGATTCCAAAGCTCTTCGCAGTTCCGGCTGAAATACTATTAAAAGTGCTATTACGCCTACAGTCATCGCATTGCTTAAAATATAATTGACTGTCCTAAGCTGCAGCCATTCACTTAACTTCGTCAATATTAAAAGTATTACAATTCCCTTAAATAACTGTTCTGCTCTCGTTTTTCTTATGACTAAGATAAGTCGATACATTACGTATGCTATTATTGCTATGTCGACAATATCATTTATTTTCATTGTCTTTATTATTTCTATAAGGCCATTGAACAAAAAGCTCACCTCTCGAGGCAAAATTGTAAACTAATATAATTTTAGTACTTGCTCATAATAATTATACAATAATAATCCGCAAAATCCTATAAACTTTAATATTTAAATATAGAAAAAGTCATAGAATGATTGTCATTCTATGACTTCCACTATGATATTTTTTTCTTCAACTCGTTTTATAAGAGGATTTATTACATCCCCATGAAGCAGTACTTCGAAAGCAGACCTTAATGATTTGCCAACTATTATCTCTGTAATATCGTTTTTATTTGCAAATTCAGCTAATGTATCAGATATCTTTCTGCCCACTAATATAGATACTCTGCCACCCAACTTCTGAGCCATCTCAAAGAGTTCAATTAAAATCTTGTGTTCTTTCAAATCTTTATATATATTATTGTTTTTATTTACATACACAACACAAAATTCCCCATTTGTCTCTCTCGCCCTCTCTGCTCCTCTTTCAACAAGCCTTCGGCAACTTTTTTGAGGCGTCACGCAAACCATGATCCTGCTTTTTACCCCAGGCTCGTAACTTAAAACCATCAGCAAGCCTCCTATCAGGAGAAATAATAACCATACTAAATATATTATATATTTAAAATAACATTTGTGTCAATCGAACAAATCATCAGAGTTACTTATGCTAAACTTTTTCTATTCCTGATATTCCTTTTTAAGTACTCTTTTATATATGCAACATCTTCTTTAGATGGATCCAAATTTCCATACACCAAATCATTGTATACTTTTGTTACTCTGTCAAAATCTTTAAATCCAGCATTCATAACTTTCTCTTGATATTCTAAAGTTGTTTCACAGTCGTCTTTTCTAAGAGCTCTTTTCCTGAGGCTTTTAAGTATTTTATTGTAATAATATACATATGCATTTCTATTGGAGCTAAGATATTTCTTTAGCAAAACATATTTAATAGCAGCCACGATGGCTAATATTAATACTGCAATCAATACTACTATGATTGCATAAATATTTCTGCGAGGAATTGTATTGTTTCCTGATTGATTTTTGACGATATTATCTTGCGTCTTATTTTGGTTTGCACTTGTTTTCGGTATGGCTACATTACCGGTATTAGTATTTGTCTGAGTGGAAGATGGTGTCCCGATATTAGTACCTGCTGCTGGAGAAAATGTCTCAGAATAAATAGCCGTTGGCTCAAATGTAACCCAGCCACTGTTTTGAAAGTGTACTTCAACCCACGCATGGGCATATGATGCTTCAATGTCATAATTATCCCCAAAAATAGGTGGGGTAGGCATTTTAAAGCCCACAACATATCTGGCAGGTATCCCTATAGTCCTTAACATAATAACCATTGAAGTTGCAAAATACGTACAATAGCCTTGTTTCAAATCGAAAAGAAAATAATCGACAAAGTCTCTTCCAGGTGGTGTTTCAGGAACATCCAGATTGTATTTATACGTATTTCTAAGATACTGCTCAATGGCTTTTACTTTGTCATAATCAGTCTTCTTATCTTTAGTTATGCTTAAAGCCAATTCTCTTACCCTTTCAGGCAAATTATCAGGATATTGAAGATATGTTTTCATATCATCGCTGGCAACAGCTTTATCATTCTCTAAATCTTTGACACTTATGTCAGATTTGTAATATTCAACAACATAAGGACTTTTTATCCTTCTTCCCACAGATGTCAATGCTAAAGAGCTTTTGTCGTATATATTGTTAATACTTACATGATACGGCTGCCAAGGCGAAAATATAATATTTGTATTCATCGCTACCGGATAAATTTCTAACTTTTTTATGGTGTATTTTATACCTTTTGAAAAGGCAGGCGGAAAATAATTGTCATTTCCAAAATTGTGCTGAATCTCAGAATTTGTCCATCTGTTGTTCTCATAAGTATCAAAAACTTCACCTCTTAAGTATGTGCTTTCATCAGCTTTTACCCTCATAACAATTTGATCACTTACACTATTCGGCCCACCCAGATCCTGAGAAAATGAACTAAAGTCAGTGCTGAAAGTCGTTGTAGTGCCTTCATTTCCTACACCGTTTCTCCATGTTTTTGTAAATGGAAATGTAGCATAGAATTTATCATTCATTGATTTCCACACAACAGGTTGAAAACTTTTTGGCAGTGCATATGCAATTGCAGTGCTTATAGAAGAAAACACCATCGATATTATAAGCAGGCTTACAATTGACGCTTTGCCATTTCCAGCCTTTTGATAATAATTTATTGACATATTTATAAAACTTACAGCAACATAAAATATTAAATAAATATACGCTTTATCGACATAATTATACCACTGGAAAACACATACTAATACACCGAAAAGCATCGTTAAAAAATAACTCTTTAAGATGCTGTTTAAAAAAGTAATAATCAGTGCAACGACAAAAATACCTAATATAGCAGTCGTCAAAAAATACCTGCTTGTCAATTGGCTAAATCCGTCAGGCCAATTTGTTTCTCCCATATATATGTAAAGCCAATTTATATATCTATCAATATCTACAACGACTTTTGTAAGCACATCCTTCTTCATGTAAAAATAGTATAAATCTACTAAAATGAACAATGAAAGAAATGCTATAATAAGTTGCGGCCGCTTAAAAAGAAATGTCAGTAAAACAACGAATACGGAAGATAAAAATATGATATCAAATATACTTACATTAAAGTTCAAGCCCACAAATACCGACAATGACAGTATTACTGATAAGATAACAGTTATAATATATTCAAATATATTGAACTTTTTTGCGTATATCTTCATATTTATCTCCCCAAGAAATAATTTTTATTCCCAAATCATCTAATTTTCTTTTTGTCTCTTCTTCCAATGGCTCTTTATTTGTATAAAATATAATTACATTTTGATGCAAATTAATATTTGACAGTGTAAATACAGTTTTTTCATCAACATATGGTGTAATTATCGCCAATGTAGACTCTCTAGAAACACGTCTTATATTATTCAATAGTTTTTCATTGAAATCACTATCATAAGTCGGAAACAATTTAAGAGTCAATAATTTAAAAATACTAAAATCTTTTATGCTTTTACATCTTGCCAAAAGCTTGTTTGATTCATAATCGATAAGGCTTACAGGTACACTATTGGAAAGGCAATATTTTGCAATGGAAAGTACACACTCTGCAGTTTTTTCGTCTATCATTCCATTATAGTCTTCTCTGTAATGCTGTCTATACAAATCCCATATTATAAAAACTTCATTTGATGCTGTATATTCATATTCTTTTACATACAATTTCTGTAGTTTTGCAGATATTCGCCAATGAACCCTTTTGAGGCTATCACCGTCAATGTATTCTCTTAAATTTGATAAGTTCGTATAATCTTCGTACTGCTTATTTTTACCTTCAGCTCTACCTATTTCCGCAATTGCAGGCAGCTCAATCGAAATGTCGTATACGTTGGGATATACAATTATCTTATGCTTTTTATTAAACGTCTTTTTAACCTCAAATATGCCAAAAGGGTCCCTTAATTTTATTTTAACAGGACCTATCTTATATATTCCCCTTCTTTTACACTCGATGCTTCTTTTTATTGCTTTCTTTTGAAACGGACTTAAATTCGTCGTTATGGGAAAAAAGCTTTCATTTTTTTCATCAATAGCTATAAATATCAAAGGTAAAAATCCTTCATTTTTAATTTTTATCTTATATCTAATTTTCTCTCCAACATGGATTTCAGCCTCTTTTATATCCACTTTTAGCTTGATTGATGCTCTGCCTATCATGGAATATAAAATGCTTAATAATAATATCGATGAAAGAGCAAAGAAGATGTAATAAAGTATTTCTCCCCCAGTAAATAATGCAAACAGAAAAGATACTGTTGTAAATGACAATAAAAGAAAAAAACTACGCATATTTCTTTACCACCGGAACTTTTGTCCCATTCAAGATATCTTTTATCACACTTCTCTCATCAAGGTTATTAAATCTAGCTTCATTTTTTAATATTATTCTGTGTGACAAAACTGGCACGCTTAAATATTTCACATCATCAGGCAGAACATAATTGCGTCCTTCTATAAAAGCCTTTGCTTGCGACGCCTTCATCAAACTAATTGCCGCCCTCGGACTTGCTCCCAGAAGCACAGTTGATAAATTTCTAGTATTGTTGACTATCGTAATAATATAATCAAGAATGCTGTCATCAACATAGACAGACTTTACTTCATCTTGCATTTTTAATATTTCCATTATCGACACAACAGGCTTTAAATTTTCAAGAGGATCTAACGCCTCAAACCTTTTAAGCATCTCAATCTCATGTTTAATATCTGGATATCCTAAATTGACTTTAATCATGAATCTATCTAGCTGTGCTTCGGGAAGCCTAAATGTACCATCGTATTCAATAGGGTTTTGTGTGGCGATTACCATAAAAGGACGAGGCAACATGTAAGTCTTTCCATCTACTGTAACCTGCCTTTCCTCCATTGCCTCCAAAAGGCTTGATTGTGTCTTAGGTGATGTTCTGTTTATCTCATCAGCCAGCAATATTTGACTCATTATGGGTCCTTGTTTAAACTCAAATACTCCTTTTTCCGGATTGTATATAGAAACACCAATAACATCAGATGGCAATAGATCCGGCGTAAATTGGATTCTCTTAAAATCAGCATTAATTGACTTCGCCAATGCTTTAACTAACGATGTCTTCCCGACTCCTGGAACATCTTCTATGAGAACATGTCCACCAGATAAGAGTGCCACCAACACCAATTTCACTTCTTCTGTTTTGCCTATTATCACTTTGTTTATATTGTCAATAATTTTAATTATCGTTTCCATAATTCCTCCATAGTTTTTAATATCTGTAATACACAAATATTTTATCCAAATTATATAGTTTCTTTACTATAAGTATACAAAAAAAATTTTCCTTAAACAAGGATGTAGAAATTCAATCATGATTTTTCTTTAAAATATCTAAGAACGCCTTTAAATATAGCCCATGCAATTTTATACTGGTATTTTTCGTCATTTAAAAGTTTCTCTTCTTCCGGATTGGACATAAAACCGCACTCGATAATGACAGCAGGCATCTTTGCATGTCTCAATATATAAAAAGTGCTTGTTTCTTTTGCCATCCTGTCGTTATTAGGATCTAAAGTTTTTTTCAATTCGTCTTGTATTATCTCTGCCAGCAGCTTACCTTCTTTTGAATTTTTTTGATAAAAAACCTGTGCACCTTTATATTTAGGATCGGGAAAACTATTAAGATGAATGCTTAACAAAATATCTCCTTTTACGTCATTGCCAGCATACACCCTGTTTTTTAAATCTTTAATTATATCGCTATCAGTTAATGTATCGTCTTCCCTCGTCATAAGTGCTATACCACCGCTTTCTTCTATTAGATTCTTAAGTTTTGAAGCTATTTCCAGGTTAAGCTCATCTTCATCTTTTCCATATTTTCCAGGCTTACCAGGGTCATTTCCTCCGTGCCCAGCATCGATTATCACTATTCTATTCATTACAGGAATATAATTTATAATTTCAATTGACTTATTCAAAAAACTGATAACGAAGACAAGTAGAAGTATCAAGCCGGAAAGTAGCAAGTATGTATTAGGTTTCATCCACATTACTCCTTCATGTTTTTACTGGATATGATTAATCACATTATAAAATATTCAGATTTCAATATAACTATGTCACCATAAGATTTAAATTACATATTATGAATAGGGAAAGGAGGAATCAATATGATTACTTTAGAGTTTACGTATATTGTAAAGTCAGGTGATACTCTATTTTCAATTGCTAAGAAATTTAATACTTCTGTCGAATCGATAATATCGAGAAACAATATTGTAAATCCATCCCTTATATACCCCGGTCAAACTCTCATAATACCTGTTACCGGAGTATACTATACAGTAATGCCAGGTGATACAGTTTATATGATAGGACAAAAGTTTGACGTTCCATATGAATCTATAATTTATGTAAATAACATACTATATCCCTATACAATATATCCCGGACAAATGCTATTCATACCTGGTGCTAATAAACTTATGCAAACTGAGCCAGAAACAAATCAAATGTACTCTACCCCACCGATGACTCCAATAGGAGAGTACAACATGCCGCCATCAATACCTACAACGCAACATATGCCTTGTCCAACCTATTATGTTGTACAGCCAGGAGATACTTTATGGAGTATATCAAATAGATTCGGCATTTCATTAGATGAGATATTAAGGACAAATTATTTTGCAGATCCTAATATGATCTACCCGGGTCAAACTATCATCATCCCATGTCCATCAAAGGCTGTACCTATGCCACCTTCACCACCTGTATATGAACATCCAAAGGAAGGCAGAATGGTATACGTAGTAAAACCCGGTGATACTCTTTATACAATCGCTATGAGATTCAATACAACTGTAGATGCTATCCTGAGGGCTAATCCTGATATCCAAAATCCTTCACTTATTTACCCGGGACAGAGAATAATAATACCTGTTGTAAAAGAATCTGAAAATAATGACAATCCTCAAGCACAGAGTGAAAGTAAATCAGAAAAAGGAAGTGAAAAAACAGATGAAAATAGAGAGGAAAAAGCCAGTGAAGATAACGATGAAAAAGGAAAGACCATCCAATAACTGGATGGCCTTTTTTACTCCAAACTATCTATATATTTTTCTGCCACATAAGCTGCAATAGCACCATCTGCAGTAGCTGTTACTACCTGCCTCAATGTCTTTTTTCTGACATCTCCTGCAGCAAAAACACCCGGTATATTTGTTTTCATGTCTTCATCAGTTAATATATAACCATACTCAT
The nucleotide sequence above comes from Thermoanaerobacterium sp. CMT5567-10. Encoded proteins:
- a CDS encoding MoxR family ATPase, encoding METIIKIIDNINKVIIGKTEEVKLVLVALLSGGHVLIEDVPGVGKTSLVKALAKSINADFKRIQFTPDLLPSDVIGVSIYNPEKGVFEFKQGPIMSQILLADEINRTSPKTQSSLLEAMEERQVTVDGKTYMLPRPFMVIATQNPIEYDGTFRLPEAQLDRFMIKVNLGYPDIKHEIEMLKRFEALDPLENLKPVVSIMEILKMQDEVKSVYVDDSILDYIITIVNNTRNLSTVLLGASPRAAISLMKASQAKAFIEGRNYVLPDDVKYLSVPVLSHRIILKNEARFNNLDERSVIKDILNGTKVPVVKKYA
- the cwlD gene encoding N-acetylmuramoyl-L-alanine amidase CwlD translates to MKPNTYLLLSGLILLLVFVISFLNKSIEIINYIPVMNRIVIIDAGHGGNDPGKPGKYGKDEDELNLEIASKLKNLIEESGGIALMTREDDTLTDSDIIKDLKNRVYAGNDVKGDILLSIHLNSFPDPKYKGAQVFYQKNSKEGKLLAEIIQDELKKTLDPNNDRMAKETSTFYILRHAKMPAVIIECGFMSNPEEEKLLNDEKYQYKIAWAIFKGVLRYFKEKS
- a CDS encoding LysM peptidoglycan-binding domain-containing protein — encoded protein: MITLEFTYIVKSGDTLFSIAKKFNTSVESIISRNNIVNPSLIYPGQTLIIPVTGVYYTVMPGDTVYMIGQKFDVPYESIIYVNNILYPYTIYPGQMLFIPGANKLMQTEPETNQMYSTPPMTPIGEYNMPPSIPTTQHMPCPTYYVVQPGDTLWSISNRFGISLDEILRTNYFADPNMIYPGQTIIIPCPSKAVPMPPSPPVYEHPKEGRMVYVVKPGDTLYTIAMRFNTTVDAILRANPDIQNPSLIYPGQRIIIPVVKESENNDNPQAQSESKSEKGSEKTDENREEKASEDNDEKGKTIQ